acacatcccctctaaaccttctgtatCCCTCCTGGTTCTCAAAAGTATTTGCTGCCTGAAAAACTGTTATAAACACACTTTTCCTTTCCAATGTTAATTTCTGCCTCCTTTGTCATCCAGGAAACTCTGGGTTTGTTTGTTCTCCCTTTCCCATTAGAGGGAGTATACCTCGAATGTACCTGAACCATCTTCTGTTTGAAGGTAGCCCATTTTCCACTAACTGTTTCTGCTGCCAACCTTTAGTTCCcgtcaatcctaccttgttctgttcttgccccattgaagtcAGCTCTCCATCAATTGATTTTCTCACTCTGGATTGTAGCACATCATTCTCTACCACTATCCAGACACTATCACTCCTTTGTTAAACAATGGGATAGATCAGTCACTTCAAACGTGTAAATGGTAGCAGGCATGTATGCCTAAGCATCATGTATGTCTAGGCATCATGTATGTCTAAGCATCATGTATGTCTAAGCATCATATTAAAACAAATGTAAAAGAAAActgtttcctcagaacattgGGAATGAAGACAGGCAGTTCAGATCAAAAAcacaaagttctggagaaactcagtgggtctggcaacatctatggagagaaagcagagttaacaaacTGCTTCTGAAGAATGGTGTCTGGACATGAagaattaactctgttttctgtccactgatgctgccagaccagcaacttccatttttgtttaagatttacagcatccagcAGCTTTGTTTTTATTACAGCAGGTATTTAGCTTTGACATCGAATCATACAATACAACATaggacctttggcccattgagtccacaagaCAGAAACTGCTCTAATTATATACCAGTCCCACTTCTCAGCACCTGGTCAatggccttgaatgttatgacatttcaagtgttcattcaattactttttaaaggtggtgaggtttcctgcctcaactatccTCCTAGGCAGTGTATTGCAAATTCCCACCATCCTGTGGGTGttgaaaacatttcttcaaattCCTTCTAAAACTCCTGCCTTTCTTCTTAAAATTcttccccttgttattgacctaaggagaacagctgctttctatccactctgtcaaTGCCCCTCATCTCAATCAGCTCCCCTCTCAGACTTCTCTGCTCCAAATATAAGAAACCAAGCTTATCTCCCCTTTCTTTATAGCTGAtacctaggcaacatcctggtgaatcttctctgcaccctctccagttcaAGATCAACCTTCCTGtagtgtggagaccagaactgtacacagtactccagctataGCCTCACCAACGTACTGTACAGCTCCAAGATAACCTCCCTGCTgttataatctatgccacaatTGATAAAGGTAAGTGTCCCGTATGCCTTCTTTTACTGCTCCATTAACCtaccctgccaccttcagggttcTGTGCACGAAGACCctgagatccctctgttcctctgagcttcctcgtgtcctgccattcattgagtattcccttgtcttgtaactttctccaaagtgaattacttgaCCCTTGTCAAGGTTAAATTCCACCTACCCTGGGTATGCACCTCTGACCAATCTGTTTATAGACTTCTGTAACAaaagaccttcttcctcactgtcaatcaTCCAATCTTCATGTCACAAACTTGCTAACCGTACGTATACCCCTGCACCCTCCCCGcgccccccacacagacactcatctATATTATTTAAATCTATGTCATAAACAATAATagaccagcactgatccctgtggtatgctACTCGACACAGTGTTTCAGTCTCATAACCAGTCTTCTACCacagctctctgtctcctgcctccatttggatccagtttgccacaTTATCCATCCCATGTGATTTTACCTTCTTTTTCAATCTCCCATTTGGATCTTGTCATAGACTTTGCTGATTACTATGTAAACTACCTTAACTGTCCTACCCGATCTGCACACCTAGTTACCTTTTTGAGCCACTCTTCTATTAGATCCGAGCTGATCAGTGCATCAACCCCCATTTTTCTGACATTGATCTTCTTATCTAACCAAGAATCTCCTGATGTCAGTCTCAAATGtgtcactttctcctcagaatcTACATACTTTGAGGGACAGTGATTatcaaatagaatcatagaatggttacgGCCCAAAGGGAAGTCTTTCAGCCCATTATATTCATGTAAGCTATCTACAAGAGCTattcagttagtcccactgccctgccCTTTCTATTAATGCCTGTGTTGTTTTCTCCTTGACCTGTTTGTCCAGTTCTCTGTTGAAAGCCGCAGTTGAGCTGCCTCCACCAGCAGGGCATCACAGAGCCACTCGCTGCATAAAAAAGTGTTTCTCTTCACTTTGCTTTTTGTTCTTTTGCCAAATTGGTGTCCTCTGATTCTTAACCCCTTCTGTCAATGGGAATTCTCAATCTCTCTGCCAATGGGAAGTTTCTTTCCATATCTCCTGTATAAACCTGTTTATTACTTTGAACAGTTGCGGCCTAAGCTGCTTAATCTTTCTGTTTAAGGAGGCTAGCCCTAGCTTTCAGTTCTTCATGATATATACTTGGGGTGAGAAATATTCTTCCTGGTATTATCCCTGAATGAGCTACTCTTCTCTTCCTCCCTGGAGGAGATTGTTTCTCAGCATCTCCCCCGTTGAATCTTTGAAAACTCCTGACTTCAGGAAAACATGCAACTACAGAAATAGTACATGAATAAAAGTCACTGCCACACTAACTCTTCCCCTTCAATAAAACCGTAGGAGGTGTTTCAAACCAGAAACAGAATGAAATAGTCTGTTGTTACCCAGAATTCCTGGAATAGTCGGTACATGTTGCCTCCATATTGACACGAGTTGCGGAATTCCAAGCAGCGTGGGCAGCAGGAGTGGTAACTGACACGGATACACCGGGAGGAGATTCGAGGACACTGAGGCTTACGACACACCGGACCAGTTTcagtgcagacacagggacaggctGTCGCAGTGGGGTAAAACTTCTCGCCCACATCAAACACAAATCCATTGTCATCAATACAACCTTTCCCTCGGTAATCGGACAGCATATAGTCAGAATCACCTTTAGAAAGGATTTCATTAACACTGGCTGCTTTGGACTTTGCTATGTATGTCAGTGTTAGGCTAACCAACACAAGACAAGACAGCTTTCTTAATACTGCCATCAGCAAGGAACAATGTGAAGAATATCTTCTTCTGTTGGTTTTAGCAAAAGGACAGGGATGAAGAATGCTGTGAGCCCCCGTTCCTCTGTAATAAACACTCAGCCTGAATGACGTCTTTTACTAATTGCTGGGACCAGACTGCAGGTAATTGGCATTGCTAACTCAGTCAAAAATGCCAACATAATCAAGAAAGTGCCTCCTGCTAACTTCCATGTACAAAGACAGGCTGTAACTCTCGGTGTCAAAAGCAGAAATAGACTGAAACAGATGCCATCTCCCTCCAGTTTGGCTGCAGCTGTTGTTTCTGAGCCAGATATTAGTTTGACATTCTGTGTTTATCAGTAATGATATGGTGCCACACAGCAGTTGGTCACAATTTCACATGTTGACCTGCAAAACACAGTCAGCTTCATTCCTATCAGCAGCTTTCATATAAAGACAATCTCTGACACATTACAGAACAGGGGAGCAGCACACCAAAGATAGAAGGGAACACACAAAATTGATGATCGGGGAGGGGTGAGGAGTATAGCAAGAGGGGTGGGCAATTCAGCCTTTAATTATTCCATTTATTCTCCTTGATGCTGGAGAGTGAGTCCAACTGGATTGCTTTTTGAGAGCGTGGGGTTGGCCTTCACAGCTACGCAGCCTCCTTCTCTCACAATTCTGTGATGCTAAAATCAATGAAGCTCAATTTTGAATTTTTCAATTAACCCCAAGCAATATGCTCCCCTAAAATGCAGATGATAggctagtggcattatcactggattattattccagagacccaggtaaagttctggggacctgggtttgaatcctgccaaggcagatggtggaaattgaattcaataaatatctggaattaagaatctaatgatgaccatgaaaccattgtcaggaaaaacccatctggttcactaatgctctttcaggaaggaaactgccatccttacctggtctggcctatatgtgactccagacccacagcaatgtggtttttTAATTGCCCTCtcagatggtcaataaatgctggcttagccagtgacaccctcatcccatgaattaatttgaaAAAACATATCCATTACACCATGTGGTCAGTATGTGTGAGGGGTAGGTGAGTCCATGATTTGACAGTGCACTGTGTCAATAATCAGCTGATCTTACCCATTCTGAACAGCAAGACCAAGATTATTGCTCAGAGCAGAAAAGTAGATTCTGGCAATAGGTACTAGGTCGGGATCAGGGACAATGGGGAgggtcagtaacagtgagagGGACCCGGCCTGATTTGGGATCAGGGACAATGGGGTTGGGGTCTATGAGAAGAAAGGGAGTTTGAAACATACAGTTCTTTTGCTTTATTTGAGTTATGGTTCCAATCAAATTCATGAACTGATGGACAAACAAAACAGCCATGTTGTATGTAGCAAGATCCCACGTAATGCAGTTACAGACGAATTACTCCAAGAGACTATTCAGCAAACATGCCCACACTTTTGCTCCACATGGGCCTTCTCCTATTCATTTGATaatttttaattcactcacagAACATTGGCACCTctggccaggagaaagtgaggtctgcagatgctggagatcagagctgaacatgtgctgttgaaaagcgcagcaggtcaggcagcatccaaggagcaggagattcgacgtttcgggcataagccctttcaggaatcatgaagaagggctcatgcccgaaacgtcgactctcctgctccttggatgctgcctgatctgctgcgcttttccagcaacacatttttacctctggccaggccagcatttattgcttacagagctttaagagtcaatcactttgGGCCTGGGGTTGCATGTAGGTGAGACAAAGGATGGATAACAGATTTCCCTCCCTCAAGGACATCAGCGAATCagattttttccaacaattaacaatggtttcacattcatatcgaattcaaattccaccatctgccaatgtgggatttgaacccaggtccccagaacattagcgaTTTGGAGACAGTaaagactgtagatgctggaagtcaAAGTCAACACacgtgaagctggaaaagcacagcaggtcggacagcatccgagaagcaggaaatgCTTCAGGCTGAAGCCCACATCAGaactggggagagggagggatccCAGctgtaaatagagggaggggtgtggggctggtaGAAGgggaggtgggatggtgataggcgGATGCAGATAGGGGGTTATTCTGATTGACCAGTGGGAAGAGTGGAGCGGAAAGATgaataggaagatggacagctaaGGTCAGGTCAGGGAGGCGAGGAGGAGGGGAAGAACTGGACATGAGGCAAAGCTGGGGTTTAGATAGATTTTAAAgctggtgaagtcaatattgaggccattgggctgtaAGCTCATGAGGTGAAGTATCCGGTACAGTTCCTCCATGCATCAGAATCTGATTGAAGAACATCAGGTACCACAAGATCATGTGACCACTGACATCATGAAGACCATGTCACTTCCACTTTCCCCCATGTAACTGCTCCAGCACACACACCCATTCCTGTGGaagtccccacccccactcctggcaccaGGCCCAGCCCCAAGTGCTGCCAAATATTCACcatcccccagacctccccctcactgaggctGAACagtcagtcctcagcaaagggctCACTTTCATTCCTCTACATCCACATCTGAACAAATTCCACACACACCATAATGTTGAGCTCTTTTTCCACCACTTTGCGTCTATTTCTTTGAACAGGAATTTAATCCACCCTCTAATAACCCCTTTGCAAACCGCATCATCCCGGATATCGCCTCCTGGCTTTCTACCCTCCCTTGTCCTCTTTATCTCAAACTGCTCCATGACATCAATCGCTTGGCTCTCTCCATccttctcactcactccaacctctccctattggaACTGGAATTATATCACACttgtaaacttttactataaattctgtgtcttacaatcttattttccacaaccacctgatgaaggagcagcgctccgaaaccttccaagtaaacctgttggactataacctggtgttgtctgattttttaactttgtccaccccagtccaacaccagcgtctccaaatccTGCTaatcttgcccttcaccctcacaggaacatacagatcctgaactctagctatctcacttttaaaggcctcccacttgccagaagtcCCTTTCCCTGCAAACAAATTACTCCAATCAACTCCTGCaaactcctgtctaattccatcaaaattctctttgccccagttctGAACCTGTGGAcgagttttgtccctctccataagttttttaaaattagtataactggccccaaagtgctccccactgtcacctccatcacctgttctgccctatttcccaagagtcagtTGGGTTTACTcttgtgatggagagggataggagaagACAggatgggaaagtatttaattaggGGAAAGGGGATTACAATGCTATCAGGAAGAAACTGGGacgcctaaattgggaacagatattctcagggaaatgcatgacagaaaagTGGAGGTCGTTTTGGGAGCACTTGTTACGAGTGCTGGATAGgattgtcccactgaggcaaggaagggatggtaccTTGGATAACAGGAGATGTGGAACAACTAGtcaggaggaagaagaaggtttactTAAAGTTGAGGAGACAATGATTAGGCAGGGCTTTAGAGAGTTacgaggtagccaggaaggaactgaagattgGACTTAGGAGAGCGAGAAGGGAGCATGAAAAAgtcttggcaagtagggttaaggaaaaccctaaagtattctacacttacgtgaggaacaagaggatggccagagtgagggtagtgCCGAtcgggatagtggaaggaacttgtggctggagtcagaggaggtggggggggggggtccttaa
Above is a window of Hemiscyllium ocellatum isolate sHemOce1 chromosome 32, sHemOce1.pat.X.cur, whole genome shotgun sequence DNA encoding:
- the LOC132830959 gene encoding von Willebrand factor C domain-containing protein 2-like; the encoded protein is MAVLRKLSCLVLVSLTLTYIAKSKAASVNEILSKGDSDYMLSDYRGKGCIDDNGFVFDVGEKFYPTATACPCVCTETGPVCRKPQCPRISSRCIRVSYHSCCPRCLEFRNSCQYGGNMYRLFQEFWPSACERCRCESNREVYCLTAECAPVHCVNPSYEANQCCSVCKQGPNCFAGNTIIPAGVKVEMDGKSVCFCPYKDGSWEPQQQAICTSRGRRQGHHHSVKEGHRWERMQQR